CAATCATGGTAGAGCAAACAGTTTTGGTGGTGGGACCAGCCCCTTTAGCAAATAAGGAAGAGCGCCAGCGTCGGGGTAATAGCCGCCAGGGGAACAGGAATCGAGCCAAGTCGAAAATCTGCCGGACATCATATTCCACGCCCACTCTACTCACAGAATAGTTAATGATTTTCTGTGCATCTTGGTATTTAAGCCCCCGAGGGCGGCAAATCCGTAGATGCTCTTTTTCATAAACGGTAATTGCTCTGATTACTGTCCCCATGCCCAGCTCACTTTCAACCAACAGCTGGCTATCGGGGCTGCAATCACACTGCTCCTTAACTTGTTCGCGGGTTTCTGCATCTTCTATATCATGCAGACGGCCGATGTATAAAGCAGCATGAGACCAAGGGCTTTGGGTGATGACTTTAATAACTTCGCTAACTCGGGAACGCCCTTCAACCAGGATAATATCGCAAGGCTTTAACTCATAGCGGATGCGCTCAAAATCACACATGGGGGCGCGTCGCATTTTGCGTTGATGGGTTAGCCCTTTGGTAATAAGGCGAGCGGTTTTGCCAAGCATGTGTGTTTTGTTACAACCTGATATTTACCAATTAACGGATTGCTTCCTGAATGATCTGTAGCCCACCCGCTAATACTTGCTTACTGGTATAAAAGTGGGGGGATAATCGAATACCACCACCTCGGTAAGCACAAATTACACCTTTATCCATTAGATGTCGGTGAAGCTCAGGCATATCCCTGTTGTTAACGCTAAAAGTAACAATACCACCAAACCGACCAGGATCAGTAGCGCTGATAACTTGAACTCCAGACATCTGAGCCAGTTGCTGCTGTAAAAAGCGGGTGTTGTCGAGCACTTGTTGTTCAACTTGCTCCATACCAACTTCAAGCAATAAGCTGATACTGGCATTGAGTGCGTAGATACCTAGCATATTAGGACTACCACACTCAAAACGGCGAGCTGAATGAGCAATTTCCCATTCGGTTGTATCATAATTGCCCTGTGCTTCAACCATATGCCAGCCAAACTGTTTAATTGTTAGCTTATCTCTAGCTTTTGGTGTGCTGTAAAATAGTGCTAGCCCTTCTGGTCCAAGCATCCACTTATGGCCATCGGCCATCACAAAATCCGCTTTAATGGATGTGGCATCAAACTGCATGGCTCCAATGCTCTGAATGGCATCCACGCAATATAAAATATCCTTCTGTTGGCAAAAATCCCCCAGCTGTTTCAAGTCTAATTGCAACCCAGTGGCATACTGTACCGAGCTAATAGAAAGCAAACGGGTTCGTTGGTCGCAGGCTTCAATAATGGCTTGTTCTGGTTGACTGCCGGATACATCTACTGGCTTAACCGTTACACCTTGGTTAGCCAGAGATTCCCAAACTATTCGGTTAGAGGGAAACTCTTGGTCGGAGATCACCACATTATCGCCTGGCTGCCAATCTAAGCCATATGCTACTACCGATAGAGCTTCAGACGTATTTTTTAGCAAGGCGATATCATGCCACTGGGCCACATTAATCAACGAAGCCAAGCGGCTTTTCAGCTGTTGTTCGGTTGCTACCCAGTTGGGGTATTGGCAGGCCCCTTGCTGAATATTTTCCTGAGCAAACGCTGTTATGGCTTGTGCGGTTCGCGCAGGCCAGGGGGCCACGGCAGCATGGTTAAGGTAATAAATGGCAGAGTTAATAGGAAACTCAGTTTGCCACTGACTCATAAGTCACCTGTTGTTGTAGAGATAGACTGCAGTCAATTTATGTTAATACAACAGTTAAATCAAATGGATCACACCTAATTAATTACATTAATTTTAGGTTTGATAACAAACGTCAGTACCGTATTTTATCAATAGCACAGCCTGAGTAATGTGGCCTTTAAGTCGGCTAGTCTGGTGCGCCACCTGGGGTGGCTGGTTTAGTATGTGACTTATTTTGTTGGTTGTTATGGTGATATTATGACAGCGACTGTCGTGATTAACTGTAACGACAAAGCGATATTGCTTGCCAAAAATATTCAGCATGGTATGAATAAGGGGTCTAACTACAATCAAAAATTTGCCTACGGTGCAGGTGTATGGCGGATATAACAAGAAAACAGCGCGAATTTAAACGTCGCGAAAACGAAATCCTAGAAACTGCATTAACTTTATTTTTAGAAAAGGGGGAAGACAATGTCACAGTCGAGATGATTGCTGAAGCAGTCGGTATTGGTAAAGGAACAGTGTACAGTCACTTTCGCTCTAAAGCAGAAATATTTTTACGACTGATGCTGACCTATGAAGAAGAACTAGCCAGCCTTATTCAGTCCGATGAAGTTGCAGCGGATCGTGGAGCATTACCACGCGCTTATTTCGAATATCGGATGAAGCATCCTGAAAAATACTATTTATTTGATCGCCTTGAGCAAAAGCTCACTCGTCGTAATCCTCACCCTGAGCTATTTCGTGAGTTACATCGAATTCGGGCCTCAAATATTGCGCGTTTGACTGAATTAATCAAAGCGCGAATTGACGACGATTTACTGGAAAACGTTCCACCTTATTTTCACTACTGCGCTGCCTGGGCATTGGTTCATGGCGCAGTTGCTGTATATCACTCAGCGTTTTGGCAAGATGTGATAGAAGATAAAGATGGGTTTTTCCAGTTTATGATGGATATTGGGATGCGCATGGGTAGACGCGGGCATGCTAAGCCTGGTCGCCAGGAAGAAGAAAAGGAAGCTAGTGTATTGGTGCATGCAACCAGGGAGGAGCAGGGGAGTATCACCGATAATAATGAACTTGAAGTGGCTGACGAAGCATTAATAGCAGGCTAACTATTACTGTTAACTGCATACATAAGCCCAGTGCTGGTAAGGTAATGGATTATTAACTTACCAGCACACTTTACGTTGTTTTTGTTTGGATAAAGCTTAGGTACAGAATTTGCTGCTATCTGGTTAGATGATGACAACCAGATATGAACAATGCCTCAATTATTTATCTGTGCTTTAAGAATTGGCAGGCAGCTAAGGCACTACTGGCTACTTGCGGGTGTACTGCTAACTACTGGTTTAAGCGGTTGTATGCCCAGTGATATCGGCAAAGAATTGCATCGCTATGCTGTTGATTTACGGCTGGTGGATAACAGCCAGATTGGTTATCACAATAACTGGGTAATACCCCGTGATTCACGGATCCTTGTGGTATCCGGCCCAGGATTAAAGATTGATGAGGTGAATTATCAAGCTGCTTTAACCAAAGAGGTCTATCAAGTCTTTACCGCTCGCTTCCCCTACACACAACGTTACCCAAAATCACAACCTTCCTTATTGACGGCACTTAATACAGCTCGTAATCATCGCCATCAGTTTGTTTTATATACTCAGCTATTATTTTTTGACGATAAGGTGAGCAACTGGATTGAGTGGGAGTATTCTGAAGATATTCGACGGGTGGGGCCAGACCGCATTTCGGCAAGGCTAACATTGGTCGAAACGAGTTCGGAATATATTGTTGACTCCATTTTGCTGCAAAGTAACAGTGGTTGGCTAACCTTTTATAATGACAAGCCTGATGAGCTGTTTCGAGGGCCAATAGAAGACTATGCTGATCGTTTAACTCCTCAATAGGTAGGCTTCGCAAAATTACTGCGCTTGCAAATACTGCATTAAAAATCGGCTCAAAATGCTCATTAAACTCCGCTTTTTTCGCCGATTTTTGCCTTATCTTTGCTGTGCCCCTGACCTTTTGCAGTTTTTGCGTAGCCTCTGTTGGGCTTTTCAAACATGAGCAATTATAACCATGACTTATAAACAGGCTTTATGGTTAAATAGGCAACAAGAGTGGTACAACAACCGGCCTAATTATGAGTCAAGCACATATTAACCCTGCAGCCATTGCCGCGAGTATCGAACAAGCCATTAACCACCCCTCACTGCCCCCTGTTAGCCAATGGCAGCCTAGTCTCTGTGGTGATATTGATATTGTCATTAAAAGTAATGGTCAATGGTTTTTTCATGGCACTCCAATTAACCGTCCACAACTAGTACGACTGTTTTCGACGGTATTACGCAAAGAACAAACTGATTTTTACTTAGTAACGCCGGTTGAAAAGTTAAAAATTACCGTAGAGGACGCACCATTTGTTGTGGTAGCAGTTGCTATCAGGGACGAAAATCATCAGCAACAACTGGTATTTACCACTAATGTTGGTGATAAAGTCGTGTTAGATACAGACCACCCGTTACAAGTCCGTTCCGTGGCTGAGCAGCCCAAACCTTATATTTTGGTAAGAGATCAGTTAGAAGCACTCATTAACCGCAATGTATTTTATGAACTAGTGGATAAAGCTGAAGAAAAAGAAATTGCAGGAGACTACCACTTAGGTCTATGGAGTAACGGCCAATTTTTTAGTTTAGGCTTAGCCTCTGAGGGGTAATCATTTCGCGGTGAACTACAATGTAATTCATAACTTATAAACTATCCAATAAATAACAAGAATTAAGGTAATAAAAGTTTGGAAAGTGCATACACTGAAGCAGTAGATCATCAGCTAGAAGAACTGCCGTTACTTGATGTAAGAGAGCTGGCTATTGAATTTCAGTTACCAGGTGGGGTATTTACGGCAGTTAAGAATGTCTCATTTTGCTTACGCCATGGCAGTACGGTGGCATTAGTGGGCGAGTCTGGGTCAGGCAAGTCAGTGACTGCTCAGGCGATTTTAGGGATCTTGCCAAAAAATGCACGCATTGCCAAAGGCGATATCATTTTTCGCGAGCCAGGCATTTTAGTCAGCACCACCAATATTGCCAAGCTGTCACCAGATTCACAAATGATGCGGGATATGCGGGGCAGTCAGATTTCGATTATTTTCCAGGAACCCATGGTATCCATGTCGAATATGCATACCATTGGCGATCAAGTAAGTGAAGCGTTGTTTTTGCATCGACGCATCAGTAAACAGCAGGGAATTAAACTCACTAAAGATATGTTGTCGTTAGTGGGGTTTCGTAATGCGGATCAGGCTTTTCACCTTTACCCTTTTGAGCTTTCTGGTGGCTTGCGACAGCGGGCCATGATTGCCATGGCATTAATTTGCCACCCTGCTATTTTAATTGCCGATGAGCCAACCACGGCATTAGATGTCACCGTGCAGTTGCAAATTTTAAAATTAATGCGGCGATTGCAACGGGAACTGAATATGGGGATTTTACTGATTACCCATGATTTAGGCGTGGTGGCCAATATGGCTGATGAAGTGGTGGTGATGTATCACGGTCATGTGGTTGAGCGTGGCCCCGTAGAAGCTATTTATAGTGACCCTCAGCATCCTTATTTAAAAGCCTTATTTCACTCCATTCCTCGGTTTGGGTTGACCAAAGAAGAACGCTTAACTCCAATTCGGGATATTCAGGTAACAACCGAAAATATTGAGAGTAATTTTACCCATTGGCAACCAGAAGAAAAACTAGTTGGACCTCACTTAGAGGTAGTCAGGCTCAGTAAAAACTTTACTCAACGTAAACAGGGTAAGTGGTTTAAGCGCAAATCAGAGCAAGAGTTGATTCAAGCTGTACATAGAGTGTCGTTTAATATTGGGGTAGGGGAATGCCTAGGTTTGGTGGGTGAAAGTGGCTGCGGTAAAAGTACTCTCAGTAAAATGGTTATGCGGGCATTATCACCTAGCTCTGGGGATATTCGCTATAATGACCGTGGTAAAATTATCTCGTTACTTAATTTAACTGATGAAGAATTACGGGCATTTCGCACCAAAATCCAACTGGTATTTCAAGACCCTTTCAGTGCGCTTAGCCCGCGCATGACTATTTTGGATGTACTAACTGAACCGTTAGTGATTCATAATATTGGTGATCCGGAATCTCGACGTAATTGTGCCAAAGAACTAATGAAACTGGTTGGGTTAGACCCAGCGTTTTTAAATCGTTATCCCCATAGTTTTTCTGGAGGGCAGCGGCAGCGGATCAGTATTGCCAGAGCATTGGCATTGGCCCCTGACTTTTTAATTTTAGATGAGCCAGTTTCGGCGTTGGATGTATCAGTTCAGGCACAAATTTTAAATTTATTAAAAGATTTACAACATGAATTGGGGCTAACCTATTTATTTATCAGCCATAATCTAGCAGTGGTGGATTATATTGCTGACCGTATTGTGGTGATGTGCCGAGGTCAGATTGTCGAGCAGGCGCCCACTGAAAAACTATTTGTCAATCCTAATCACCCCTATACCAAAACCTTGATGGAAGCGGTATTAGCACCCGATTTAACGGCTCGGCGGCAATTTGAAAAATTAGGGCCGGCACTCTCACAACCGGAATTCTGGCCAGCCCCTTACACCTTATCACCTCATATTCCTAATGAGCTGGTTGAGATAGAAGAAGACCATTTTGTCAGGATGTGTCCCCATGAGTATTAATCTTAATTATTTACTTATTGTGCTAGTCATGGGAGGAGTCGTTACGCAGTCAATAATGGCTGATTTACCCGAAGAACCTTTAGTCACCAAAATGGCATCTGATCAGGCTATTGGTAAACCTGGTGGGACACTTTATACCCTAATGGCCAAAAGCAAAGATATCCGGATGATGACGGTATTTGGTTATGCCAGATTAGTTGGGTTTACTCGTAATTTTGAGCTGAAGCCGGACATATTGAAAGATATTATTGTTGAAGAAGATGGGCGACGTTTTACCTTGGTAATTCGTAAAGGCCACCGGTGGTCTGATGGCCAACTGTTTACCGCAGAAGATTTTCGTTATTACTGGGAAGATATTGCTAATAATAAAAAGCTTTCACCTTTTGGACCACCGCCCCAATTGATGGTTAAAGGCAAACCGCCCACTTTTACACTGATTGATGAGCATACGGTACGTTATCAATGGGATGAGCCTAATCCGTACTTTTTACCTGCATTAGCTGGAGCCAGACCATTATTTATTTATGCCCCTGCCCATTATTTAAAGCAATTTCATGCGTCTTATACCCAAGCAGAAACGCTC
This genomic interval from Spartinivicinus ruber contains the following:
- a CDS encoding ABC transporter ATP-binding protein; this encodes MESAYTEAVDHQLEELPLLDVRELAIEFQLPGGVFTAVKNVSFCLRHGSTVALVGESGSGKSVTAQAILGILPKNARIAKGDIIFREPGILVSTTNIAKLSPDSQMMRDMRGSQISIIFQEPMVSMSNMHTIGDQVSEALFLHRRISKQQGIKLTKDMLSLVGFRNADQAFHLYPFELSGGLRQRAMIAMALICHPAILIADEPTTALDVTVQLQILKLMRRLQRELNMGILLITHDLGVVANMADEVVVMYHGHVVERGPVEAIYSDPQHPYLKALFHSIPRFGLTKEERLTPIRDIQVTTENIESNFTHWQPEEKLVGPHLEVVRLSKNFTQRKQGKWFKRKSEQELIQAVHRVSFNIGVGECLGLVGESGCGKSTLSKMVMRALSPSSGDIRYNDRGKIISLLNLTDEELRAFRTKIQLVFQDPFSALSPRMTILDVLTEPLVIHNIGDPESRRNCAKELMKLVGLDPAFLNRYPHSFSGGQRQRISIARALALAPDFLILDEPVSALDVSVQAQILNLLKDLQHELGLTYLFISHNLAVVDYIADRIVVMCRGQIVEQAPTEKLFVNPNHPYTKTLMEAVLAPDLTARRQFEKLGPALSQPEFWPAPYTLSPHIPNELVEIEEDHFVRMCPHEY
- a CDS encoding TetR/AcrR family transcriptional regulator, producing the protein MADITRKQREFKRRENEILETALTLFLEKGEDNVTVEMIAEAVGIGKGTVYSHFRSKAEIFLRLMLTYEEELASLIQSDEVAADRGALPRAYFEYRMKHPEKYYLFDRLEQKLTRRNPHPELFRELHRIRASNIARLTELIKARIDDDLLENVPPYFHYCAAWALVHGAVAVYHSAFWQDVIEDKDGFFQFMMDIGMRMGRRGHAKPGRQEEEKEASVLVHATREEQGSITDNNELEVADEALIAG
- a CDS encoding aminotransferase class V-fold PLP-dependent enzyme — protein: MSQWQTEFPINSAIYYLNHAAVAPWPARTAQAITAFAQENIQQGACQYPNWVATEQQLKSRLASLINVAQWHDIALLKNTSEALSVVAYGLDWQPGDNVVISDQEFPSNRIVWESLANQGVTVKPVDVSGSQPEQAIIEACDQRTRLLSISSVQYATGLQLDLKQLGDFCQQKDILYCVDAIQSIGAMQFDATSIKADFVMADGHKWMLGPEGLALFYSTPKARDKLTIKQFGWHMVEAQGNYDTTEWEIAHSARRFECGSPNMLGIYALNASISLLLEVGMEQVEQQVLDNTRFLQQQLAQMSGVQVISATDPGRFGGIVTFSVNNRDMPELHRHLMDKGVICAYRGGGIRLSPHFYTSKQVLAGGLQIIQEAIR
- a CDS encoding C40 family peptidase; this encodes MLGKTARLITKGLTHQRKMRRAPMCDFERIRYELKPCDIILVEGRSRVSEVIKVITQSPWSHAALYIGRLHDIEDAETREQVKEQCDCSPDSQLLVESELGMGTVIRAITVYEKEHLRICRPRGLKYQDAQKIINYSVSRVGVEYDVRQIFDLARFLFPWRLLPRRWRSSLFAKGAGPTTKTVCSTMIAEAFNSVQFPILPLVKTNSVDGRVQLFRRNPKLCAPRDFDYSPYFKIIKYPFIDYSHHASYRLLPWNGNIPLDSEEADLYLAPGESENSIVAIADNEMALPSQKPKENPR
- a CDS encoding DUF1285 domain-containing protein produces the protein MSQAHINPAAIAASIEQAINHPSLPPVSQWQPSLCGDIDIVIKSNGQWFFHGTPINRPQLVRLFSTVLRKEQTDFYLVTPVEKLKITVEDAPFVVVAVAIRDENHQQQLVFTTNVGDKVVLDTDHPLQVRSVAEQPKPYILVRDQLEALINRNVFYELVDKAEEKEIAGDYHLGLWSNGQFFSLGLASEG
- a CDS encoding DUF4823 domain-containing protein; its protein translation is MPQLFICALRIGRQLRHYWLLAGVLLTTGLSGCMPSDIGKELHRYAVDLRLVDNSQIGYHNNWVIPRDSRILVVSGPGLKIDEVNYQAALTKEVYQVFTARFPYTQRYPKSQPSLLTALNTARNHRHQFVLYTQLLFFDDKVSNWIEWEYSEDIRRVGPDRISARLTLVETSSEYIVDSILLQSNSGWLTFYNDKPDELFRGPIEDYADRLTPQ